From Etheostoma spectabile isolate EspeVRDwgs_2016 chromosome 8, UIUC_Espe_1.0, whole genome shotgun sequence, a single genomic window includes:
- the LOC116694107 gene encoding YY1-associated factor 2 encodes MGDKKSPTRPKRQSKPSADDGYWDCSVCTFRNTAEAFKCTMCDVRKGTSTRKPRPVSQLVAQQANQQFAPPTLPKKEKKEKSEKDKSDKELTLKKKSYKKMRPRLKNIDRSSAQHLEVTVGDLTVIITDFKEKVKPTSTSTSAASADPHSQSGSSSDNTERGVSRCSSPRGEGSPVNGETH; translated from the exons ATGGGAGACAAGAAAAGCCCTACAAG gCCAAAGCGGCAATCGAAGCCCTCCGCCGACGATGGGTACTGGGACTGTAGCGTCTGCACGTTCAGGAACACTGCTGAGGCGTTCAAGTGCACGATGTGTGATGTCAGGAAGGGGACGTCAACTCG aAAACCACGACCTGTTTCTCAGCTGGTTGCACAGCAAGCAAATCAGCAGTTTGCACCACCCACACTCCccaaaaaggagaagaaagaaaaatcagAGAAAGACAAGAGTGATAAAGAACTaacactaaaaaagaaaagctataAAAAGATGAG GCCCAGGTTAAAAAACATAGACAGGAGCAGCGCCCAGCATCTAGAGGTCACAGTTGGAGACTTGACTGTAATAATCACAGACTTTAAGGAGAAGGTCAAACCCACATCCACTTCGACAAGTGCTGCCTCGGCAGACCCACACAGCCAAAGTGGCTCAAGCTCTGATAACACCGAACGAGGGGTCTCCAGATGCTCTTCGCCCCGCGGGGAAGGCTCGCCGGTTAATGGAGAGACTCACTAA